Part of the Pseudomonadota bacterium genome, CGGTGGCGAGGTGCTTGTGCGTAGCGGCAACCTCGGAGAGCGCATCAGCCGAGATGCGCCACGCCGTTACCCGCGTGGCCGCGCGCGCGGTGCACAGCCGTCGCGGCGCGCCACCGAGCGCCTCTTCTCCGCAGTGGGGGGCTGCGAGCCGCATCTCGCGACCGCTGGGCAGAACGAGAGAGACCGTGCCGCTGGTGATGAAAAACAGCGCCTCCGCGCTCTCCCCCTCGGTGTAGAGCGCGTCGCCCGCGTCGATGGCGCAAGCCTCCATGGCGCCGAGCATCCGCGCCAGCGACGGTAGCGGAACCGACGCAAACAGCGGACAGGCCTGTAGGCAGACGAGGGCATCGGCGGTGCTCGTGACCGCCGACACCCTCGCTGCCGGAGCGGGGTCGCTCGCTTCGATCAGGGAACCCACTGCACCTCGCCGGTGTCAAACTGGTAGACCGCGCCCTTGATCATCACGCCAGGCTGTGCCTTCACGGTGGGGTCGCTGGCGATGGCCTTCATGCCCAGGCGCACGTTGGCGACGATGCAGTTCTCCTCGGCATCACCCGACATCTCGCGGGTCTGCTCGACCGCGGGGCGGATCATGTCCATGAGCTCGGCGAGGTGGCCGTCAAGCTTCTTGCCCGACATCGCCGCCTGCACCGCGCCGCACTTCTCGTGGCCCAGCACCACGATGAGCTTCGTGTGCAAGGCGGTGACCGCGTACTCGGTGGAGGCCAGCACGATGTTGTCGACCACGTTGCCGGCCAGTCGGGTCACGAACAGGTTGCCCCACCCCTGGTCGAACGCGAGGGTCGGGTCGACGCGCGAGTCGGAGCACGCCACGATCTCGGCCATGGGGTACTGCACGCCATCGAGCTCGAGAGGGCGGTCATGCAGGCGGCTCATGCGCTGCACGTGACCGCTCACGTAGCGCTTGTTGCCTTCCTTGAGACGGAACAGCGCCTTGTCGGCCGATACCGGCTTGACCGCCGCCGGAGAGGGCTGTGCGCCCGCTTTCTTCTGCGGGGGCTGAGCGCCCGCAGGGTCTGCCCACGGGCTGAGGAGGGTTCCCACAAGGGCCAGGGCTGCAAACCCAGCCGCCAGCGCTGGCAGGCGGCGTTGGAGAGACTTTGAGTGTTTCACAGAAGGGCTCCTTTTTCGATGCAGGGAGGGTCCCCGACCCATCGGGGGCTGGGTGAAGAGGACTTGGCCCTGTGGGAGGGGTCCTCCTTCAGATCTTTCCGACCGCCGAATGCCAATGTGACCCGCGAGGGGTTCAAGGACTCGGTCACGCGAGAGATGAATACCTGCTCGTGAACTTTGCAGCCAGGCAGCCCACCCGCCAGGAGCTTGCCCTCTTCACCCGCCAGCTGGCGGCCCTGCTGGCGGGTGGGCTCACCATTCACCGCGGCATCGAGGTGCTCGCCCAGCAGCACGTCTCGACGGCCCTCGGAGAATCGCTCTTCTCGGTGAGCCGTCTCATGGAAGGCGGGCAGAACCTCTCGCGCGCCCTGGGTCGGGAGCGCGACGTGTTCGACCCGATGTACGTCGCCCTGGTGCGCTCCGGAGAGATGCAGGGCAATCTTGATCGGGTGCTCTCGCTCCTCGCCAGCTATCTCGAGCGCGACGCCATGCTCCGCGCCCGCGTGAAGGGCGCGCTGACCTATCCCGCCTTCGTGCTGGCGGTGACGCTGGCGCTCACGTTCTGGTTCTTCCGCTTCGTGCTGCCCTCGTTCATGCCCATGCTCAACGCGCTGAAGGAGATCCCGCTCCCCACCCGCATCCTGATGCTGGGCGTCGATGTGGCCTCGCGCCCCTGGAGCGCGCTCATCGCCATCGTCTCGGCGGTCTTGATCTTCCACCGCACCCGTGCCTGGCTGCGCACGGTGAACGGGGCGGCCTTCCGGGACCGCATGCTTCTCGCACTTCCCTTCACCCGCGAGCTCACCCGCAAGGTGGTACTCGCCCGCATCGCTCGTTCGCTCGGAACCATGCTCGCGTCCGGCGTCCCGGTCATGGATGCCCTGCTGCAGACCTCGAGCAGCTGCGGTCACGCGTCCTACCGCGATGACATCATCCTGGCGCGAGAGGCCCTCAAGCGGGGGCTCTCGCTCTCGACCTACATGGACGGCTGCCCCGAGCTCTACCCCCGGCTGTTCGTCGGCATGGTGGGCAGCGGCGAGGAGACAGGCCATCTCGACGAGCTCATGCTGCGCATCGCGGGGGCGTACGAGCTCGACGTGGAGTATGGCATGGAGACCGTCATCACGCTTCTCGAGCCCGCCCTCATGGTGCTGCTCGCGGGGCTTGTGGGC contains:
- a CDS encoding type II secretion system F family protein; protein product: MGGVLLQIFPTAECQCDPRGVQGLGHARDEYLLVNFAARQPTRQELALFTRQLAALLAGGLTIHRGIEVLAQQHVSTALGESLFSVSRLMEGGQNLSRALGRERDVFDPMYVALVRSGEMQGNLDRVLSLLASYLERDAMLRARVKGALTYPAFVLAVTLALTFWFFRFVLPSFMPMLNALKEIPLPTRILMLGVDVASRPWSALIAIVSAVLIFHRTRAWLRTVNGAAFRDRMLLALPFTRELTRKVVLARIARSLGTMLASGVPVMDALLQTSSSCGHASYRDDIILAREALKRGLSLSTYMDGCPELYPRLFVGMVGSGEETGHLDELMLRIAGAYELDVEYGMETVITLLEPALMVLLAGLVGFIVIALFVPIYTFIGTMS
- a CDS encoding carbonic anhydrase is translated as MGRGPSLHRKRSPSVKHSKSLQRRLPALAAGFAALALVGTLLSPWADPAGAQPPQKKAGAQPSPAAVKPVSADKALFRLKEGNKRYVSGHVQRMSRLHDRPLELDGVQYPMAEIVACSDSRVDPTLAFDQGWGNLFVTRLAGNVVDNIVLASTEYAVTALHTKLIVVLGHEKCGAVQAAMSGKKLDGHLAELMDMIRPAVEQTREMSGDAEENCIVANVRLGMKAIASDPTVKAQPGVMIKGAVYQFDTGEVQWVP